In one Kitasatospora cineracea genomic region, the following are encoded:
- a CDS encoding regulator: protein MPQRPVIDSPAYRPLDPLDPRPTGAAETPPRAPEQPEPPAPAAGRAQNPQLAALIEESGFSHAGLARRVDQLGLEHGLDLRYDKTSVTRWLRGQQPRGATPALIAEVFTRRLGRRLTAQDVGLDACAPVYAGLEFAETPQEAVDIVASMWRKDNGPYAELRKIAFTPAGLVVPSRDWLIGRTDERVARDGTTLTPEELRTPPQGARVPPQGPRRPAGTEPAAEHRETRPPVRVGRGDIAAIRAVGDLFRALDHAYGGGHARQALVRYLESEAEPMLRGRYGEQIGRALFGAVSDLTRLAGWTSFDIAAHGLAQRYFVQALRLSQAAGDRVLGGFILTTMSQQAVHLGHAREAIQLARVAQQGVGTAAAPVVQALMHAAEARGHALAGDVRACTTALVRCERALATARSADEVPSWARYFDDAQLADEFAHCYRDLQQWRPAAQHAEKSLRLRAPAYARSRILCRLVLASARLGMGDVDEACSMATDSLRAAGEMRSARTVEYLRDFHRRLTPYRTTPAARAFEEASRQAGVI from the coding sequence ATGCCCCAACGGCCAGTGATCGACAGCCCCGCGTACCGACCGCTCGACCCGCTCGACCCGCGCCCGACCGGAGCGGCCGAGACTCCTCCGCGCGCGCCCGAGCAACCCGAGCCACCGGCCCCCGCGGCCGGGCGCGCCCAGAACCCGCAACTCGCCGCGCTCATCGAGGAGTCCGGCTTCTCGCACGCCGGCCTCGCCCGCCGGGTCGACCAACTCGGCCTGGAACACGGCCTCGACCTGCGCTACGACAAGACCTCGGTCACCCGCTGGTTGCGCGGCCAGCAACCCCGCGGCGCGACCCCCGCGCTGATCGCCGAGGTCTTCACCCGCCGCCTCGGCCGCCGCCTCACCGCCCAGGACGTCGGCCTCGACGCCTGCGCCCCGGTCTACGCCGGGCTCGAGTTCGCCGAGACCCCGCAGGAGGCCGTCGACATCGTCGCCTCCATGTGGCGCAAGGACAACGGCCCCTACGCCGAACTCCGCAAGATCGCCTTCACCCCCGCCGGACTCGTCGTCCCCAGCCGCGACTGGCTGATCGGCCGCACCGACGAACGCGTCGCCCGCGACGGCACCACCCTCACCCCCGAGGAGCTCCGCACGCCCCCGCAGGGCGCCCGCGTCCCCCCGCAGGGCCCGCGCCGCCCCGCCGGGACCGAACCCGCCGCCGAACACCGGGAGACCAGGCCCCCGGTCCGGGTCGGCCGCGGCGACATCGCCGCGATCCGTGCCGTCGGCGACCTGTTCCGCGCCCTCGACCACGCCTACGGCGGCGGCCACGCCCGGCAGGCCCTGGTCCGCTACCTGGAGAGCGAAGCCGAACCCATGCTCCGCGGCCGGTACGGCGAACAGATCGGCCGCGCCCTGTTCGGCGCCGTCTCCGACCTGACCCGGCTGGCCGGCTGGACCTCCTTCGACATCGCCGCGCACGGCCTCGCCCAGCGCTACTTCGTCCAGGCCCTGCGGCTCTCCCAGGCCGCCGGCGACCGCGTCCTCGGCGGCTTCATCCTCACCACCATGAGCCAGCAGGCCGTCCACCTCGGCCACGCCCGCGAAGCCATCCAGCTCGCCCGGGTCGCCCAGCAGGGCGTCGGCACCGCCGCCGCCCCCGTCGTCCAGGCCCTCATGCACGCCGCCGAGGCCCGCGGCCACGCCCTGGCCGGCGACGTCCGCGCCTGCACCACCGCCCTGGTCCGCTGCGAACGCGCCCTGGCCACCGCCCGCAGCGCCGACGAAGTCCCGTCCTGGGCCCGCTACTTCGACGACGCCCAGCTCGCCGACGAGTTCGCCCACTGCTACCGCGACCTCCAGCAGTGGCGCCCCGCCGCCCAGCACGCCGAGAAGTCCCTCCGGCTGCGCGCGCCCGCCTACGCCCGCAGCCGCATCCTCTGCCGACTCGTCCTCGCCTCCGCCCGCCTCGGCATGGGCGACGTCGACGAAGCCTGCTCGATGGCCACCGACTCCCTCCGCGCCGCCGGGGAGATGCGCTCCGCCCGCACCGTCGAGTACCTCCGCGACTTCCACCGCCGCCTCACCCCCTACCGCACCACCCCCGCCGCCCGCGCCTTCGAAGAAGCCTCCCGCCAAGCGGGGGTGATCTGA
- a CDS encoding 3-hydroxybutyrate dehydrogenase: protein MDTTSAPPAEPPLLGRTALVTGAASGIGRACAEAFAAAGAHVYVVDLAAGPAEELAARIGGTAHVADLSDPDAVEALPADADIVVNNAGLQHVAPVHEFPVERFTLIQRVMVEAPFRILRRTLPHMYEREWGRVVNISSVHGLRASAFKSAYVTAKHALEGLSKTVALEGAPYGVTSNCVNPAYVRTALVEKQIAAQALAHGIHEDEVVEQIMLDRTAVKRLIEPDEVAQLAVWLCSPGASYITGASLPVDGGWTAH from the coding sequence ATGGACACCACTTCTGCCCCGCCCGCCGAACCCCCGCTGCTCGGCCGCACCGCCCTGGTCACCGGGGCCGCCTCCGGCATCGGCCGGGCCTGCGCGGAGGCGTTCGCCGCGGCGGGCGCGCACGTGTACGTCGTCGACCTGGCGGCCGGCCCCGCCGAGGAGCTGGCGGCCCGGATCGGCGGGACCGCGCACGTCGCGGACCTGTCGGACCCGGACGCGGTGGAGGCGCTGCCGGCGGACGCGGACATCGTGGTCAACAACGCGGGCCTGCAGCACGTCGCGCCGGTGCACGAGTTCCCGGTGGAGCGGTTCACGCTGATCCAGCGGGTCATGGTGGAGGCCCCGTTCCGGATCCTGCGCCGCACCCTGCCGCACATGTACGAGCGCGAGTGGGGCCGGGTGGTCAACATCTCCTCGGTGCACGGCCTGCGGGCGAGCGCCTTCAAGTCGGCGTACGTGACGGCCAAGCACGCCCTGGAGGGCCTGAGCAAGACGGTGGCCCTGGAGGGCGCCCCGTACGGGGTGACCAGCAACTGCGTGAACCCGGCGTACGTGCGGACCGCGCTGGTGGAGAAGCAGATCGCCGCGCAGGCGCTGGCGCACGGCATCCACGAGGACGAGGTGGTGGAGCAGATCATGCTCGACCGCACCGCCGTGAAGCGGCTGATCGAGCCGGACGAAGTGGCGCAGCTGGCCGTGTGGCTGTGCTCGCCGGGTGCCTCGTACATCACCGGGGCGAGCCTGCCGGTGGACGGCGGCTGGACCGCGCACTGA
- a CDS encoding NAD(P)/FAD-dependent oxidoreductase codes for MPAQDFIGRARHGRSGDPDAIVVGAGIAGLTAADALAAQGLDVQVLEATERIGGRAAARELDGFRLDHGSHLLNTAYPELARRLDLDRLQLRPLAPGVLVHSGGRTYRTGDPQLTPARQAAARGPLGTPLEKARLAAALARLAATPPARIHARPETTAARALAERGLPARTVDGFLRPLLGALLSDPALGTSSRVADLVLRAYARGRLCVPAAGIGAVPEQLAARLPEHGLRLGVEVTSVGTDGVETARHGRIGARAVVVATDAATAAALLPGLRQPGFHPVTTYYHAAERSPLGEAVLLLDAERSGISHSLVLSDADPSYAADGRALIATTVLGRRAFDSGGPAGDEGAVRRRLAELYGTSTAGWEFLTVRHASDAVVSMPPPHHFRRSVRLLAGLYVCGDHRDTGTVQGALVSGRRAAEAVLRDLGVRAGAEVAEAA; via the coding sequence GTGCCCGCACAGGACTTCATCGGCCGCGCCCGGCACGGCCGGTCCGGCGACCCCGACGCGATCGTCGTCGGCGCCGGCATAGCCGGACTGACCGCCGCCGACGCGCTCGCCGCCCAGGGCCTGGACGTCCAGGTCCTGGAAGCCACCGAACGCATCGGCGGCCGGGCGGCCGCCCGCGAACTCGACGGTTTCCGGCTCGACCACGGCAGCCACCTGCTCAACACCGCCTACCCCGAACTCGCCCGCCGTCTCGACCTCGACCGGCTGCAGCTGCGTCCGCTCGCCCCCGGCGTCCTGGTGCACAGCGGCGGCCGCACCTACCGGACCGGCGACCCGCAGCTCACCCCCGCCCGGCAGGCCGCCGCCCGCGGACCGCTCGGCACCCCGCTCGAGAAGGCCCGGCTGGCCGCTGCCCTGGCCCGGCTCGCCGCGACGCCCCCGGCCCGGATCCACGCCCGCCCCGAGACCACCGCCGCCCGGGCCCTGGCCGAGCGCGGCCTGCCCGCCCGCACCGTCGACGGCTTCCTGCGCCCGCTGCTCGGCGCGCTGCTGTCCGACCCCGCGCTGGGCACCTCCAGCCGGGTCGCCGACCTGGTGCTGCGCGCGTACGCCCGGGGTCGGCTCTGCGTCCCGGCGGCGGGCATCGGGGCGGTCCCCGAGCAGCTCGCCGCCCGGCTCCCCGAGCACGGGCTGCGGCTCGGCGTCGAGGTCACCTCGGTCGGGACGGACGGCGTCGAGACCGCCCGGCACGGCCGGATCGGGGCCCGCGCCGTGGTCGTGGCCACCGACGCCGCGACGGCCGCCGCCCTGCTGCCGGGCCTGCGCCAGCCCGGTTTCCACCCCGTCACCACCTACTACCACGCGGCGGAGCGCTCGCCGCTGGGCGAGGCCGTGCTGCTGCTGGACGCCGAACGCTCCGGGATCTCGCACTCGCTGGTGCTCAGCGACGCCGACCCCTCGTACGCCGCCGACGGGCGGGCGCTGATCGCCACCACGGTGCTCGGCCGCCGCGCCTTCGACTCCGGCGGGCCGGCCGGCGACGAGGGCGCCGTGCGGCGGCGGCTGGCGGAGCTGTACGGGACCTCCACCGCGGGGTGGGAGTTCCTGACCGTCCGCCACGCCTCCGACGCGGTCGTCTCGATGCCGCCGCCGCACCACTTCCGCCGTTCCGTCCGGCTGCTCGCCGGGCTGTACGTCTGCGGCGACCACCGGGACACCGGGACGGTCCAGGGCGCGCTGGTCTCCGGCCGGCGGGCCGCGGAGGCGGTGCTGCGCGACCTCGGGGTGCGGGCCGGGGCGGAGGTCGCGGAGGCGGCGTAG